A region of Penaeus chinensis breed Huanghai No. 1 chromosome 38, ASM1920278v2, whole genome shotgun sequence DNA encodes the following proteins:
- the LOC125046005 gene encoding flocculation protein FLO11-like has translation MYGPAHYTRRDGGEVKSVLHKENQVSWFFGGRHPKGLQLLLSDPRLPTLSSNFRCPIPDSTSNSNFRCPISDFHLLSSNFPHSDSDFPTSSSNFRCPISDFQLLSSNFPPTSAVRILRLPTSKLCSPVQLSAFQLLSSNFPPGPISDFQLLKLQLPNVRSPTSNFLLQLRSPTFPCPILTSNFKLPQLLTVQISASNFKPNFPLSDPDFQLKLQLSPVRSPTSNFKAPTFPVPNPTSQGGANSNFRVPIPTFPNSKLQLPLSNSAVPSPTSTSKSNSRPIPLPNFLSSNFRCPSPTPTSKLQLRVSNPRFQNSNANSVRSPLPTSSSNFASHPDFQLLSSKFRRPIPDFQLLKLQLPPSNLRLQLSSNFPAISDSILSNCPSDLRLPNSKLQLPLSPSPTSNF, from the exons CGGGATGGTGGCGAGGTCAAATCCGTGCTTCACAAGGAAAATCAGGTTAGCTGGTTCTTTGGAGGCAGGCATCCAAAAGGG CTCCAGCTCTTACTGTCCGATCCCCGACTTCCAACTCTTAGCTCCAACTTCCGCTGTCCGATCCCCGACTCCACTTCTAACTCCAACTTCCGCTGTCCGATCTCCGACTTCCATCTTCTAAGCTCCAACTTTCCGCATTCCGATTCCGACTTTCCAACTTCAAGCTCCAACTTCCGCTGTCCGATCtccgacttccaacttctaagctcTAACTTCC CTCCAACTTCCGCTGTCCGAATCCtccgacttccaacttctaagctcTGCTCTCCTGTCCAACTCTCCGCTTTCCAACTTCTAAGCTCTAACTTTCCTCCCGGGCCGATCTCCGACTTCCAACTTTTAAAACTCCAACTTCCAAATGTCCGATCTCCGACTTCCAACTTTTTACTCCAACTCCGCT CTCCAACTTTCCCCTGTCCGATCCTGACTTCCAACTTCAAGCTCCCCCAGCTACTCACTGTCCAAATCTCCGCTTCCAACTTCAAGCCCAACTTCCCCCTGTCCGACCCCGACTTCCAACTTAAACTCCAACTTTCCCCTGTCCGATCCCCGACTTCCAACTTTAAAGCTCCAACTTTCCCCGTCCCCAACCCCACTTCCCAAGGGGGGGCTAACTCCAACTTCCGCGTCCCCATCCCCACTTTCCCAAATTCTAAGCTCCAACTTCCGCT CTCCAATTCCGCTGTTCCGTCCCCGACTTCCACTTCTAAGTCCAATTCCCGGCCGATCCCACTTCCAAATTTCTTAAGCTCCAACTTCCGCTGTCCGTCCCCGACTCCAACTTCTAAACTCCAACTTCGGGTGTCCAATCCCCGCTTCCAAAATTCTAACGCCAACTCCGTCCGATCCCCACTTCCAACTTCAAGCTCCAACTTCGCTTCCCATcccgacttccaacttctaagctccaaATTCCGCCGTCCGATCcccgacttccaacttctaaAACTCCAACTTCCGCCGTCCAATCTCCGACTCCAATTAAGCTCCAACTTCCCTGCGATCTCCGACTCAATTCTCTCCAACTGCCCGTCTGATCTCCGACTTCCAAATTCTAAGCTCCAACTTCCGCTGTCCCCATCcccgacttccaacttctaa